In a genomic window of Chrysemys picta bellii isolate R12L10 chromosome 1, ASM1138683v2, whole genome shotgun sequence:
- the LOC101946959 gene encoding G-protein coupled receptor 183-like: MAASSATAASQLTVFTYSNESSCDVYNHHFASKVIFSFFYTVLLVFGSCGNVLALYVTFHRGKKINSTDLYLINLAVSDALFTLALPGRITYYILEFNWPFGDWFCRVTAFIFYMNTYVGIYFMTCVSVDRYIAVVHTRRLGRFRKVSRVKYICMLIWFIVFLQTISLLFRPMTKKIGDKLTCMEYFNFEEIPKLPFILLGACIIGFCLPVGIILVCYVQINLKLCRAAKENPLTDKNGHHRKAFTIILVVLLAVVICFSPYHLNIIQFMIRKILYQPSCSAQKAFKMSLQITVAFMNMNCCIDPIIYFFAFRGYKRRLLRLFKTSGSAPSSSTGKSYSESNSNSHNQGVCSSSA; encoded by the coding sequence ATGGCTGCCAGTTCTGCTACCGCTGCATCTCAGCTAACTGTCTTCACTTACAGCAATGAAAGCAGCTGCGACGTGTATAACCACCACTTTGCATCAAAAGtaattttttcattcttttacaCTGTTCTGCTGGTCTTTGGCTCTTGTGGAAACGTCCTTGCCCTTTACGTCACCTTCCACCGAGGGAAGAAAATCAACTCAACTGATCTCTACTTAATCAACCTTGCTGTGTCAGATGcccttttcacacttgctctgcCTGGAAGAATTACTTATTACATCTTAGAATTCAACTGGCCTTTTGGAGACTGGTTCTGCAGGGTGACGGCATTCATCTTTTACATGAACACCTATGTGGGCATCTACTTTATGACATGTGTGAGTGTCGACCGCTACATCGCTGTGGTCCACACTCGACGGCTTGGCAGATTCAGAAAAGTGAGCCGAGTGAAGTATATCTGCATGCTGATATGGTTCATTGTGTTCCTGCAGACAATATCATTGCTCTTCAGGCCCATGACCAAGAAGATAGGAGATAAGCTGACCTGCATGGAATATTTCAACTTTGAAGAAATTCCTAAGCTGCCATTTATCCTTCTGGGCGCTTGCATAATTGGATTCTGCCTACCAGTGGGGATTATATTAGTTTGTTATGTGCAGATCAACCTAAAACTATGCAGAGCAGCCAAAGAAAACCCTCTGACGGATAAGAATGGGCACCACAGAAAGGCTTTCACAATCATACTGGTTGTGCTCCTTGCAGTTGTGATCTGCTTTAGTCCTTACCATTTAAATATCATTCAGTTCATGATCAGAAAGATACTGTACCAGCCATCTTGCTCAGCACAGAAAGCCTTCAAGATGTCTCTTCAAATCACAGTGGCTTTTATGAACATGAACTGTTGCATTGATCCAATAATTTACTTCTTTGCATTTAGAGGGTATAAGAGAAGACTCCTAAGACTATTTAAAACCAGTGGCTCAGCTCCATCCTCCTCCACTGGAAAGTCATATTCAGAAAGCAATAGCAACAGCCACAACCAAGGAGTTTGCTCATCCTCAGCTTAG